A single genomic interval of Granulicella tundricola MP5ACTX9 harbors:
- a CDS encoding Mov34/MPN/PAD-1 family protein, with the protein MLKINFKEYEALRAHGQETYPHECCGVLLGKAADGANEVREVVRAGNTRTDSAHNRYNIAPGELIKIQRQARNAGLDIVGFYHSHPDHPAMWSATDIAEAHWIGCSYVITRVAGGNAEITNSFLLQGTGEDDKSFADEAIEILMAEATA; encoded by the coding sequence GTGCTGAAGATCAATTTCAAGGAGTACGAGGCGCTGCGAGCGCATGGGCAGGAGACCTATCCGCATGAGTGCTGCGGGGTTCTGCTGGGCAAGGCTGCGGACGGCGCAAACGAGGTGCGGGAGGTTGTGCGAGCTGGCAATACGCGGACGGATTCAGCGCATAATCGATACAACATCGCACCGGGCGAGCTGATCAAGATTCAGCGGCAGGCCCGGAATGCCGGGCTGGATATTGTGGGGTTCTATCACTCGCACCCGGACCATCCGGCGATGTGGTCTGCGACGGATATCGCAGAGGCCCATTGGATTGGCTGCTCGTATGTCATTACCCGCGTAGCGGGTGGGAATGCCGAAATCACGAACTCGTTTCTGCTGCAGGGGACGGGTGAGGACGACAAGAGTTTTGCCGATGAGGCGATTGAGATTTTGATGGCTGAAGCTACGGCCTGA
- a CDS encoding PLP-dependent cysteine synthase family protein, which yields MPTMTATTTLGTGLLERIGNTPLVRLDELTLDMPGVQILGKAEWANPGGSVKDRAASAIVGDAMRRGVLGRRADGSVQGLLDATSGNTGIAYAMLGAALGFPVTLCMPSNVSQERKKYLAAYGAEIVWTNPADGSDGAIRKAREMVAAEPERYFYADQYSNENNWKSHYHTTANEIWKQTEGQITHFVAGLGTSGTFMGTTRRLKELNPEIECISMQPDSAFNGLEGLKHMATAIVPKIYDPALADANIDLETERAYKMCLRLARKSGLLVGVSAGGAVAAALEIAEREYKAGREAVVVTILCDSAEKYMSERFWQEG from the coding sequence TGGAGCGCATCGGGAATACGCCGCTGGTGCGGCTGGATGAGCTGACGCTCGATATGCCGGGGGTCCAGATCCTGGGCAAGGCGGAGTGGGCCAATCCCGGCGGTAGCGTAAAGGATCGGGCGGCATCCGCGATTGTGGGCGATGCGATGCGGCGTGGCGTCCTGGGGCGCAGGGCTGATGGCTCAGTGCAGGGGCTGCTCGATGCTACGAGCGGCAATACAGGGATTGCGTATGCCATGCTGGGCGCGGCGCTGGGGTTTCCGGTGACGCTCTGCATGCCTTCCAACGTGAGCCAGGAGCGGAAGAAGTACCTTGCGGCTTACGGAGCGGAGATTGTCTGGACGAACCCGGCGGACGGGTCGGATGGCGCGATCCGGAAGGCCAGGGAGATGGTGGCGGCTGAGCCTGAGCGGTATTTTTACGCGGACCAGTATTCCAACGAGAACAACTGGAAGAGCCACTACCATACCACCGCGAACGAGATCTGGAAGCAGACGGAAGGACAGATTACGCACTTCGTAGCAGGACTTGGGACGAGCGGTACGTTCATGGGAACGACCCGGCGGCTGAAGGAGCTGAATCCTGAGATCGAGTGCATCTCCATGCAGCCGGACTCTGCGTTCAACGGGCTTGAGGGTCTGAAGCATATGGCGACCGCCATCGTGCCGAAGATCTATGACCCAGCGCTGGCGGATGCGAACATCGACCTGGAGACGGAGCGGGCTTACAAGATGTGCCTGCGGCTGGCGCGGAAGAGCGGACTGCTGGTTGGAGTCTCGGCCGGCGGTGCTGTGGCTGCGGCGCTGGAGATTGCGGAGCGCGAGTACAAGGCCGGGCGTGAGGCTGTGGTGGTGACGATTTTGTGCGACTCGGCTGAGAAGTACATGTCCGAGCGGTTCTGGCAGGAAGGGTAA
- a CDS encoding MoaD/ThiS family protein, with amino-acid sequence MKIHVPTPLRAYTDQKESVEVNATNVAGALHALVEAHPGLKTNLFAADGNLRSFVNVYLNDEDLRYLPQKDQTAVTDADELTIIPSIAGGCCCCCCL; translated from the coding sequence ATGAAGATTCATGTACCCACGCCGTTGCGCGCTTATACGGACCAGAAGGAGAGTGTGGAGGTCAATGCGACGAACGTCGCGGGGGCTTTGCACGCGCTGGTCGAGGCGCATCCGGGGTTGAAGACCAACCTGTTTGCGGCGGACGGCAATCTGCGCTCGTTTGTGAATGTTTACCTCAATGATGAAGACCTGCGGTACCTGCCGCAGAAGGACCAGACGGCTGTCACGGACGCCGATGAACTGACGATCATCCCCTCGATCGCAGGTGGTTGTTGTTGCTGTTGTTGTCTCTAG